The following nucleotide sequence is from Candidatus Marinimicrobia bacterium CG08_land_8_20_14_0_20_45_22.
TCGCAGATTTGCAGACGTTGCCGAAACACGCTCAAGCAATTATGACGATGAGAATGATCGGCTTAAGTTTGGCGGTTCGGCCGTTTTTTTACTCTCTCCTCTCACCTATTATTTCCCGATATAAGTACACGACGCTTCACACGCACTTCGACTCTTTTCAATTCACAACGATGCAAGCGGGTTTAGGAAAAAGTCTCTGGAAACGAGCAGATGTCCTCACGCGGCGACGCCAGGAAAATGGAGAATCTCTGGCCGCAATTTTCCGAAATAAGGAGGGTTTTACAATTCCAACGATTCCGGAAACCGCGGCAGTCGCTTTTAATCAATTTCCTGTCGTCGTTCACGATCTGAACAGAAGAAAAACACTCGTCGATAAACTTCTCGCGCAAGGCATCGAAACGACGTATTTATACGAAAAACCGCTTCACCACATTTTCCCCGAACTGAATCCCGACAGTACCGCATTTCCCAACGCTACATATTTAGCTGAACATTTGTTGCTCATTCCACCTCACGCGCAAATTTGCCCTACAATCATCAGAAAAATCCGGAATGTCGTCGAATCTGTCTAAGCAAAAAACCAGAAAAGTCCTGTTGCTCATCACGCGGCTTGATCGCGGAGGCTCGGCGGAAGTAACGCTACAATTAGCCGCCGGACTCGTCGAAAAAGGTTACCAAGTCAAATTGATTTCTGGGAAAACCGTCGAACCGAGTTTTGATCCAGTGGAATACGCCAAAAAACACCGGTTTTCAATTTCATTTATTCCGTCATTAGCCCGTTCGTTGAATCTAATTTTGGACGTCGCCGCATTTTTCAAAATTTACCGGGCGATTCTTCATTTTAAGCCGGAAATCCTTCATACCAACACTTCCAAGGCTGGTTTTTTAGGACGATTTGCCGGCCGGCTGGCGCATGTTCCAGTTATCGTTCACTCAGCGCACGGGCATATTTTTTACGGTTATTATTCCGGGCGAATGAGCCGAGTTTTCGTTTATCTGGAAATTCTCGCCGCACATTGTTGCGATAGAATTCTAAATCTGACCGAGCGTGGAATGAACGATCATATTCGCGAGCGAATCGCGAAGCCGGAAAAATTTGTCGTTTCGTCGTGCGGCATCGAAATCGATCGGTTTTACCAAGCGTCATCCCAAAAGCGATCATCGAATGAGATCGTTGTCTGCTGGGCTGGTCGAGCGGTGACTGTAAAGAACCTGCCGATGTTCATCAGAGCCGCCGGTATTTTGCAGAAAAGGCGCATACCAGTTCGATGCGTTGTCGCTGGCGACGGAGAAACGCTAACAGGTTGCCAAAAACTTGCCGCCGATTTGCAGTTAAGCAATACACAATTTCTCGGTTTTCGGCACGATCTGCCGGAAATTTTCGCCGCCAGCGATCTATTCGTTCTCACTTCGCTAAACGAAGGATTCGGTCGCGTTATCATCGAAGCAATGGCGTCCGGTTTACCGGTTATCGCCACAAATGTCGGCGGCGTTCCGGAAATTGTTCAGGAAGGCATCCATGGTTTTTTAGTTCCTTCCGACGACGATAAATTTTTGGCTGACGCTATTGAAAAACTCGTTTTGGATGAACCTTTGCGGACATCGATCGGATTAACAAACAAAAAAGTTGCGAAATATTATTCATTGACTAATTATATTAACCGAGTGTGTGCTATTTATGAGGAATTACTAAGACAGAAAGAGCAATTGCATGAAAACTCGTTTTAAAATTATCCTCATCGTCCTCTCGCTCAATGTCTGCCTTTTCCCGCAAGCCAACGACAAATATATTCGCTTAAAAACCGGCATTCACTTTGATTCCAAAGTCAGCGGCGGGGAATATGATCCCGCCGAACTTGGCGCAATTGTCGATCGAAGCGATCTGGATGTTGCAATCATCACGGATCACGATAATATGAAAGTCAGTTATGGCATCGCTCCGTTCCAGAACCTTTTAAAATATTCCATCGAAGAAAATTCTGTCAGAAGTTTCGGCGTTAAAAACTATCTAAACCTCATTGATCAAATCGACAATACTTATAGAGATGTTATCATCATGCCGGGCGTCGAAGCCGTACCGTTTTATTACTGGCAAGGCTCGCCGATGAATGAAAACCTGCGGCTGGAAAACTGGCACACGCACCTTTTGGTTTTTGGGATGAACTCAGTAGAGGATTATCAAAATCTCCCCTCTTTGGCCAATGGCATCGGCTTTAAAACTCCATCCGGACATCTGTTTAAATATATCGGTACGCATTTCATGTATTTCTCAACGTGTCTGCTGGCGATTATCCTTTTTTTAATCTCGTTCTTTTCGATCGTTCGACAAAAAACAACCCTGGACATTGCTCGGGTTCATCGTAAGAGTTACCGCTATCGAATCTCATGGATGGCTTTGATATTTGCAGTGATTTTCGGTGTTTATCTTAAAAGTGAGTTTCCGTTCCTTCCTCGGCTTTATGATCAATATCATGAAAATCCAGGCGCCGGTCCGTTTCAGCAACTGATCGATTACGTAAACGATAAAAACGGGTTGATTTTTTGGTCGCATCCCGAAGTCAGTCATACGGAAGAGAGAACGGTCAATATCCCCTTAATTCCACAAAAGATCGTAATTGAGACGGAAGCTTATCCGCAACTCATATCGCAAACGACCGGTTACACGGGTTTTGCTATATTTTGGGAAGGATTTAAAATCATCGGTAAACCGGGCGGACTCTGGGATTTGGTTTTGACAGAATATTGCAACGGATTTCGGGAAAAACCGGTTTGGGGAATCGGCGAACTCGATTTTGAAGAATCAAACAATCTATCGCTGGTGACCGAAACCAACACGTTTATTTTTGCCAAGGAGAAGAGTCGTAAAGGTGTTATCGACGCTTATCGCGCAGGACGTATGTATTCAACACGCGGATTTACCGGGAATAAGATCGTTTTGGACGATTTTTCGGCTTACGACATGCGGACAGGGAAAAACGCTTTCATCGGCGAAACGCTTCCTTTATCGCACCCCCCCGTGGTTCTGCACATTCGCATGAAATCTCTGGAAAATTCAAAATCACCGCAGACCGTTTTTCTTTTCCGAGGTAATGTTTGCATTCAACAATTTCAATTATTCAATTTACTGGACGAATGGTTTGTCGATGAAAACCCGCCAAAAAACCGGATGTTCTACTACCGCGTTTACCTCGGTGAAAAGTGGCAAACGCTGGTCACGAACCCAATTTTTGTGAAGCGATAATTGAATCAGTCGTTGACTTTGAACGCAATTTTATAGAGGAGAAATGTTATTGCCGCCAAAAAGCAGAACTGACCGAATTGAAGATAAGCCTGCGCTTCAACGTAAAACGGACGCAAAGTCAGGCGGGAAACCAGTCCCATAATGATCGAAATGATTCCGAGAATAATGCTAGTTCTGATGATGGTTGTCATTTTTACTCCCTTAGTAAATTTCAAATGTTCGTTTAGAAGGTAATTCATAGCAAAACGATAGTCAAGAAAATAGTATGATTTGTTCGATCCACCAACCGCAGACGTTTCCTTGGCTTGGATATTTTGCAAAAATCCACCAGTCGAATATTTTCGTTTTCCTGGATAATGTCCAATTCAAGAAAAATGAATGGCAAAATCGGAACAAAATTCTTTCAAAAGACGGTTGGCAATGGCTCACCGTTCCGGTGCTTCATCGCTTCGGACAGGACATTCGTGAGATCGTAATAAATTCAACGGAAAGATGGCGGCATAAACATCTACAAGCACTACAAACTAATTACGCAAAAGCCCCTTTTTTTAAGAAATATTTCCCCGAAATTCAATCGCTCTATGAAACGGACTGGACATATTTGTCCGATTTCAATATTCGGACAGTTCTGTGGGGAATGGAGAAACTCGGCATCGAAACACCGACGCGCATTGCGTCGGAGATCGAAGAACTGGCTAAATATCCGGATATTACGCCAGATGACAGGCTGATCCTGACGACCCGGCTTCTCTCTTGTGAAACCTATCTTTCTGGAGAAGGTGGACACAATTATCTTGTACCGGCACATTTTTCCGATACAGGCATTCGACTGATCTTCCAGAAGTTCAATCATCCTGTTTACCCGCAGTTCGGCGATCGGTTTGTCAGCCATCTTTCATTTCTGGACTTGTTGTTTTTTATGGGTTCCGACAGTCAAAAAATTTTTAAAGGAGGCATTCAAAATGCTGAATCTGAATAGGAAATTGCGCATTCTGGCAATCGGCGCGCATCCCGATGATATCGAAATCGGTTGCGGCGGTACGTTGGCAAAATACGCACACCTTGGCCATGATGTATATTTATTTATCGCCACGGATGGCGCGGCAGGCGGAGACTCGGCAATGCGTCGTCAGGAACAAGAAGTCTCTAAATCCATCATGAAATCTAGAGAAATTTTCTGGGGCGATTTTTCCGACACACAGATTAACATCGACCAAATATCCATCAATCTTATAGAAGGCGTTATCCATAAAATTCAACCTGACTTGATTTTCATCAATTATCACGATGACACACATCAGGATCATCGGCATATTGCGGCAATTACCATTTCTGCTACACGCTATATTCCAAACGTTCTGTTCTACGAAACGCCTACGACCCAGAATTTTCAGCCGCATCTTTATGTGGACATCGGACAGAAATTTTTCGACTTGAAAATTCAGATGTTGAATGCGCATGCGTCGCAGGTCAACCGAACGAATATTTTGAACATGTCAATTTTGGAAGTCGCACGATCGGCGGCTCACTTCCGCGGCGTTCAGGCGCGCGTCCCGTTTGCTGAAGCATTCGAGTCCGTACGGCTCATCATCAATATACCGGATTTTCATGATTCCGCATTATAAACCCAGTTTTGATGAAACCGATGTCGCCGCCGCGGCATCCGTTATCCGATCAGGTCATCTGGCGCAGGGCGAAGTGGTTACCGCTCTCGAACATCGGTTCGCAGAATTGACAAACCGGCGTCACGCGGTTGCCGTCTCATCAGGAACAACGGCACTTACAATGTCGCTGTTAGTTATGAAAATTGGCGTTGGCGATGAAGTAATTATTCCCAGTTATACCTGTTCGGCGCTATGGCATGCTGTACGTGCCATTGGCGCAACGCCAGTTTTCTGCGAAATTGAAAAAGTTTCTTACAACCTCGATCCAGAAGAAATTCGTAAAAAAATCTCCATAAAAACCAAGGCGGTTATTTTCCCGCACATGTTCGGGCAACCGGGAAGAATCGACGAAGCAACCAATTTAGGCGTACCGATCATAGAAGATATCGCTCAGGGAATTGGCGGTAAAATTCTTAACCAGCCCGTCGGCTCTTTCGGCGATATCACGATCTCATCATTTTACGCAACCAAACCAATTGGCGCGGGTGAAGGCGGCATTGTTTTGACAGACAATTTGAAACTCGCCGAAAAAATTCGCTCGCTTCGGGAATACGACGAACAGGAGACATTGACGCCACGCTTCAATGCTAAGATGACGGATCTGACAGCGGCGATCGCTCTATCTCAATTAGATAAATTCCCTTTATTAACCGAAAAACGAAAAAAGATTTTCCGAACCTACTTGACCGCATTTGGAAAGGCTCTCGTCATCCCAAATATAACCCTCACGGATATCGCCAGCAATTTTTACCGATGCATTATTCAAACTCCTAATACGGATGACGCGATCCGGATGGCGGAAACTTACAACATCCGACTCCGGAAACCCGTCTTCAAGCCACTGCATCTTTACAGTTCGCATGAAAAATTAGAAATCACCGAATCCGCATGGGAACATCAGGTTTCCATACCGATTTTCCCATCTATGTCAGATGAAGAAATTTCTCTGGTTATTTCAAAAATGAATCCTATATTTTCGGCAAAGTTATGAACGACCGTAAAAGATTGGTATTTCGACTTCTGGTGCTTCCATTTTTGGCGGCGATTTTGTTACCGTATTCAATGAAACGATGGATGTTCAATCACAACTTTTCGATTTTCTATTATCTGCTCGTTTCATCTGGAATAAGTTTCGGATTGATTCCTGTAATGTACAAATTAGGAATGGCGATGGACATTACAGACCACCCGGGCGGACGACACACACACAAACACCTGACGCCACGCACTGGCGGGATTGCTATTTTTATCACCTTTATCATCACACTAAATTTAGTCGTTGATCCCCCGCGCGAATTTCAAGGACTTTTTTGGGCATCTTGCATCATCGCCTTTATTGGGATCATAGACGATATCAAGAGTTTGCCGGCAACTATCAAGATGCTCGGACAGGTTGTCGCTGTTACTGTCCTGATCTGGTATGGAATTACATTTACTTTTTTGCCAAATACATTTATCGGAAATGCCATTGAAATTTTGTTGACCTATTTATGGATTCTTGGAATCGTCAACGCATTCAATTGTCTGGATGGAATGGACGGGTTAGCGGCAGGTGTCGGGATCATTATTTCAGGATTCTTCGCGTGGATCGCTTATTCGGTTGGAGATTCCTTTTTGATGGTCGTCAGCATCATTTTACTTGGCTCGATACTAGGCTTTTTCCCTTATAATTCTCGCATTCGGAATGAAGGATTGATTTTTCTAGGCGATACCGGCAGTACGTTTGTTGGTTTTACTATCGCCACTTTGTCGATCTACGGTAACTGGGGGCGTGATAAAAGCGTCGATTTGATCATCCCGGTTCTGTTGCTTGCCGTCCCGATCACGGATATGATTATGACCACGATTATTCGAACCACGCGCAAACAGGTACGGTCGTTCCGCGAATTGATGGCTTATGCAGGCAACGACCATTTTCATCATCGGCTCCAGCAACTGGGCATCAAACCGAAACAGACAGTGTTTGTGATTTATCTATTGACGATCATCATGGGACTTATTTCTCTTTTGCTGAAACACGGCGATTTCGCCTCCAGTTTGATTTCACTTGCCATAGTCATTATCATCTTCTATCTGATCATTGCGTTCATGCTTCATACGGATCAAGAAAAAAATCAGGTCGATAAAAAATGATTTCATTGCAAACCACAATTATATTAATTTTGGTGTGTTATGTATGCTGAATATTGGAAGTTAAAAGAAAAACCGTTTGAGAATTCACCGGATCCGAAGTTCCTCTTTCATTCTGCACAGCATGATGAAGCCCTCATGCGCTTACTGTATGCGATTCAGAGTTCCAAAGGTGCGGCGCTGTTGACCGGCGAATACGGCTGTGGAAAAACCCTCCTCATGCATACGATCGTCTCAGAGCTGTCGTCCGGACAGTTCAGCATAGCCTATTTGACGAACCCGCGATGGAACGCCAGTGAATTGATTCAGGAAATTCTATATCAGCTGGAAATCAATTCCGATCCAACTTCCCGAATCAAAATGCTTCACGACCTGAACGATTTTTTATTCAACAACGTTAGGAACAAAAAACATACAATCATCATCGTCGATGAAGCGCAGATCATTTCGGATGTGGATACTTTCGAGGAACTCCGCCTTCTCTTAAACTTTCAATTGAACGATCGTTTCCTGATCTCCCTCTTTCTGGTCGGACAGCCGGAATTAAACGACATGGTTAAAAATATTCACCAGTTGGATCAGCGTATTGCAATTCGTTATC
It contains:
- a CDS encoding GlcNAc-PI de-N-acetylase, giving the protein MLNLNRKLRILAIGAHPDDIEIGCGGTLAKYAHLGHDVYLFIATDGAAGGDSAMRRQEQEVSKSIMKSREIFWGDFSDTQINIDQISINLIEGVIHKIQPDLIFINYHDDTHQDHRHIAAITISATRYIPNVLFYETPTTQNFQPHLYVDIGQKFFDLKIQMLNAHASQVNRTNILNMSILEVARSAAHFRGVQARVPFAEAFESVRLIINIPDFHDSAL